GCGGCCCATGCTGTGTGTGCGCGTAATCCATGACCACTCAAAGCACCAGCGCTCCTCCCTATCTTATTGGGATGAAACGGCAAGGCGTTGCGCGGATTCTGCTCATGCTGGCGCCGGCGATGTCAGGATACCATCGGCCACCAGGTTCCATCACACTCAGAAAGGCTCCGCCATGGCCGTTCTCGCTCTCTCCTCGCAGGGCTACAGCATCATCGGGCTGATCATCCTCATCCTGGACATTTTCGCCATCGTCAGCGTCGTCACGAGCAGCGCTTCGATTGGAGTGAAGATCCTCTGGATCCTGC
This region of Phycisphaerales bacterium genomic DNA includes:
- a CDS encoding PLDc N-terminal domain-containing protein; its protein translation is MAVLALSSQGYSIIGLIILILDIFAIVSVVTSSASIGVKILWILLILLLPVIGMILYFILGR